One window of the Coleofasciculus sp. FACHB-1120 genome contains the following:
- a CDS encoding NB-ARC domain-containing protein, producing MSQRSLMVRSECIQQAKSAYQRSRYESHKDIAVDIGVSPDTVRKFFNGKPVERRNFLELCNLLDLDWQAIADLDIQESDIQLPASELEIQTKIKRRLEDKANISQSLLFGVEEYITTLKEYLQDKEGSWFISVVGTGGVGKTSIVEKLVREHTVQSGFIDLAWVTAKRTYFRVEERSIRDIGTALNVDALVSEIAEQLQINLPPTIDEHFSYLQSQLKSAPYLIIIDNLETLQDYTELLTRFDPYSKRNNLRPSKIIFTSRQKIQKLTMEVREVELKGISVNPTLKLIRYKGGHIQRIYDAKDDELLPIFHATNGIPLIILLVVSLIAIDDSPLDEIIQSLINQDELYKYLYEEALFSISDNALKVLKSMTRFSESIPVPRRLLKQQAELSDDEFKESVGECIQHSLLISISRLSDEPRYSIHNLLYEFLRELQSSDQT from the coding sequence ATGTCGCAACGCTCCCTTATGGTGCGTTCGGAGTGTATCCAGCAAGCTAAATCTGCTTATCAGCGGAGTAGGTATGAAAGCCACAAGGATATTGCAGTAGATATCGGAGTATCACCAGATACAGTTCGCAAATTCTTCAATGGGAAACCTGTTGAGCGTAGGAATTTTTTGGAACTTTGCAATCTCTTGGATTTGGACTGGCAAGCGATCGCTGATTTAGACATTCAGGAAAGTGATATTCAACTTCCAGCTAGTGAATTAGAAATTCAAACAAAAATTAAAAGAAGATTAGAAGATAAAGCTAATATCTCCCAATCATTATTATTTGGTGTAGAAGAATATATAACAACGTTGAAAGAATATTTACAAGATAAAGAAGGTAGTTGGTTTATTAGTGTCGTCGGAACGGGAGGAGTTGGTAAGACATCTATTGTAGAGAAGTTAGTTAGAGAACATACAGTACAGTCAGGGTTTATTGATCTGGCTTGGGTAACAGCTAAAAGAACTTATTTTAGAGTCGAAGAGCGCTCAATTAGAGATATAGGTACGGCTTTAAATGTTGATGCTTTAGTTTCTGAAATAGCAGAGCAGCTACAGATAAACTTACCACCAACCATAGACGAACATTTTTCATATTTACAAAGTCAGCTAAAGTCTGCTCCTTATCTAATTATTATAGATAATCTAGAAACTCTGCAAGACTACACTGAGCTACTAACCAGATTTGACCCTTATAGCAAAAGAAATAATTTACGACCTAGCAAGATTATCTTTACTTCCAGGCAAAAAATCCAGAAGCTAACGATGGAGGTGAGGGAAGTAGAACTTAAAGGTATAAGTGTCAATCCAACTTTAAAGTTAATTCGATACAAGGGAGGACACATTCAACGTATTTATGATGCAAAAGATGATGAACTGTTACCAATATTTCATGCTACCAATGGTATTCCACTGATAATATTACTTGTCGTTAGTCTGATAGCAATCGATGACTCACCGTTAGATGAAATTATTCAGTCACTCATTAATCAAGATGAGCTTTACAAATATTTGTATGAGGAAGCTCTATTTTCAATTTCAGATAATGCTCTAAAAGTTTTGAAGTCAATGACTCGCTTCAGTGAGAGTATTCCAGTTCCACGTCGTCTACTAAAGCAACAAGCTGAGCTTAGTGATGATGAATTCAAAGAATCTGTAGGTGAGTGCATTCAGCATTCGCTGCTTATAAGTATTTCTAGACTTTCAGATGAGCCACGTTATTCAATACACAACTTACTATACGAGTTTTTGAGGGAATTGCAATCCAGTGACCAAACTTGA
- a CDS encoding DUF4114 domain-containing protein, which translates to MKIKLFILTVVATLFSTTAPASAYDIKNINSDTTGFKKLIDEFKPFVQQEGIAIPNPNASKLDPTKLKLAIDHEIRIFLLNEGAGKLSNQLKYIANGYNTQPSASIFGNISCIDTECQLPETQGTLHIGDWVNLGSFKAGTLFDFLLETTNDTDGQIDTYGANPASNPDGLDHLIAYEYKGYVVLGIEDWFGEKGATGGRNEGSDRDFNDVVFVVDFPVVEEAKETVPVPEPSSVFSILAVGAFGVGSVLKRKQQQKALDSSLS; encoded by the coding sequence ATGAAAATTAAGCTTTTTATTTTGACGGTTGTTGCTACCTTGTTTTCTACCACCGCACCTGCCTCAGCTTATGACATCAAAAACATTAACTCTGACACGACTGGCTTTAAAAAATTGATTGATGAGTTTAAGCCATTCGTTCAGCAAGAAGGTATTGCAATTCCTAACCCAAACGCAAGTAAGTTAGATCCCACTAAGTTGAAGCTAGCAATTGACCATGAGATTCGTATTTTCCTTCTCAATGAAGGTGCCGGAAAACTAAGTAATCAGTTAAAATATATAGCAAATGGCTATAATACTCAGCCTTCCGCATCGATTTTTGGAAATATCTCTTGTATTGACACTGAGTGTCAACTACCGGAGACACAGGGAACACTCCATATAGGCGACTGGGTGAATTTAGGCTCTTTTAAAGCTGGTACCTTGTTCGACTTTCTACTGGAAACTACAAATGACACTGATGGTCAAATAGACACTTATGGTGCAAATCCAGCTTCTAATCCAGATGGACTAGATCACCTTATTGCCTACGAATATAAAGGCTATGTTGTACTTGGTATTGAGGATTGGTTTGGAGAAAAAGGTGCAACCGGAGGTAGAAATGAAGGGTCTGACCGGGATTTCAACGATGTTGTCTTTGTAGTTGATTTTCCTGTAGTTGAAGAAGCTAAGGAAACAGTACCCGTACCTGAACCTTCTTCTGTATTCAGTATCTTAGCGGTTGGTGCTTTCGGTGTCGGTTCGGTACTGAAGCGCAAACAGCAACAGAAAGCTCTAGATTCCAGCCTCAGCTGA
- a CDS encoding metalloregulator ArsR/SmtB family transcription factor: protein MRQALSVPPESVPSEVVQQLAEYFSILSEPMRLRILNFLRDDEKCVQELVEATQTSQANVSKHLKVMMQAGILSRRSEGTSAYYKVEDELIFELCNLVCDRLAARIEQQARHFRDFSLSARK from the coding sequence ATGCGACAAGCTTTGTCTGTACCACCAGAATCTGTACCGTCAGAAGTTGTACAACAACTTGCAGAATACTTCAGCATCTTGAGCGAACCAATGCGGTTGCGGATTTTGAACTTCCTACGCGACGACGAGAAATGCGTACAAGAATTGGTTGAGGCAACACAAACCAGTCAGGCTAACGTTTCTAAACATCTAAAAGTGATGATGCAAGCCGGTATCCTGAGTCGCCGCAGCGAAGGGACATCGGCTTATTACAAAGTGGAAGATGAGTTGATTTTTGAATTATGCAACTTAGTTTGCGATCGCCTTGCCGCTCGGATTGAACAGCAAGCCCGCCACTTCCGTGACTTTAGCTTAAGCGCCAGAAAGTAA
- the pyrF gene encoding orotidine-5'-phosphate decarboxylase — protein sequence MNPNPTRLKSPKSVTERIIVPLDVPTKEAAIALLDQLPQVSFWKVGLELFVSTGPEILTALKDRKKRIFLDLKFHDIPNTVAGACRAAARYGVDLVTIHATAGRGALQGAVAGAQEGAEEGGVTPPNLIAITLLTSLTSRQLAFELKIPLELPEYALQMALLAKEAGLAGAVCSPQEAEQLRQTCGDDFLLVCPGVRPSWAEAGDQKRSLTPAQAFQAGADYLVIGRPITAASDPVAAWARICDELTGV from the coding sequence GTGAACCCAAATCCTACTCGCCTAAAATCCCCTAAGTCAGTCACAGAGCGCATCATCGTGCCACTGGATGTGCCGACAAAGGAAGCCGCGATCGCGCTGCTCGATCAATTGCCCCAAGTATCATTCTGGAAGGTGGGGCTAGAGCTATTTGTCAGCACCGGCCCGGAAATCTTGACGGCGCTCAAAGACCGGAAAAAGCGAATTTTTTTGGATCTGAAGTTTCACGATATCCCTAACACCGTTGCTGGGGCTTGTCGCGCCGCTGCCCGCTACGGAGTGGATTTAGTCACCATTCATGCAACAGCCGGTCGCGGTGCCTTGCAGGGGGCAGTAGCAGGGGCACAGGAGGGCGCAGAGGAGGGAGGGGTGACACCCCCCAATTTAATTGCGATTACGTTATTGACCAGTCTCACCTCGCGTCAGCTAGCCTTTGAGCTAAAAATACCGCTAGAACTGCCAGAGTATGCCTTACAGATGGCGCTGCTAGCCAAAGAAGCGGGGCTGGCTGGGGCGGTTTGTTCCCCCCAAGAGGCAGAACAGCTGCGGCAGACTTGTGGCGATGATTTTCTGCTAGTGTGTCCGGGTGTGCGTCCCTCTTGGGCAGAAGCGGGAGATCAGAAGCGATCGCTTACCCCCGCCCAAGCCTTCCAAGCAGGCGCTGATTACCTAGTGATTGGGCGTCCGATTACCGCCGCCTCTGACCCCGTTGCGGCTTGGGCAAGAATTTGCGATGAGCTTACAGGGGTTTGA
- a CDS encoding DUF2993 domain-containing protein, producing MEFIAIFLSGLLTLVSPVNFAIDRIAANAIRSRFDKVEQLQVRVDNAPNFQIVRGKVQRVRIGGRGLWVTPEFRIAALEMETDPINLDVARLRQKRVRPTELLKQPLQAGVRLVITQQDINQALQSPAVSAQLRKLGSRILGSNADMLVQRYEFVNPQVEFLGDNRLRFQLELQEPGNADKLVVSVESGLGIVSEHQLQLIEPNVLVNGMPVPPLLVASFVSGLNSRLDLRTLEDRGIAARLLKLDLNKEQLELAAFVRVEKLDTASASTQR from the coding sequence ATGGAATTTATAGCAATTTTTCTATCTGGTTTGCTTACTCTAGTTTCCCCTGTTAATTTCGCCATCGACCGTATCGCTGCGAATGCCATTCGTTCACGGTTTGATAAAGTGGAGCAGTTGCAAGTCCGCGTTGACAATGCTCCAAATTTCCAAATCGTGCGAGGAAAAGTCCAACGAGTGCGGATTGGTGGGCGAGGGTTGTGGGTGACGCCAGAATTTCGGATTGCAGCGCTGGAAATGGAAACCGACCCCATTAACCTGGATGTGGCGCGTCTCCGGCAGAAGAGAGTGCGACCGACTGAATTGTTGAAGCAACCTTTACAAGCTGGGGTGCGTTTGGTGATTACCCAGCAAGATATCAATCAAGCTTTACAGTCACCCGCCGTCAGCGCTCAATTGCGTAAACTGGGAAGCCGCATTCTTGGCAGCAACGCTGATATGCTGGTTCAGCGCTATGAGTTTGTCAATCCTCAAGTGGAATTTCTGGGAGATAACCGGCTGCGTTTCCAGTTGGAATTGCAGGAGCCGGGAAATGCAGATAAACTGGTTGTCTCGGTGGAATCAGGGCTAGGTATCGTGTCTGAGCATCAGTTGCAATTGATCGAGCCAAATGTCTTGGTCAATGGGATGCCAGTGCCACCCCTCCTGGTTGCCTCTTTCGTGTCCGGTCTCAATAGCCGCTTGGATCTCCGCACCTTGGAGGATAGAGGGATTGCTGCCCGACTCCTAAAATTAGATTTAAATAAGGAACAACTAGAGTTAGCTGCATTTGTAAGAGTAGAAAAGCTAGACACTGCTTCCGCATCTACTCAACGTTAG
- the accB gene encoding acetyl-CoA carboxylase biotin carboxyl carrier protein, whose product MSIDFNDLRELLAAIAQTDITELTLKSADFELTVRKDPRGGLPVLPPALAGSGSPEVSAPPSQASPSMPSSPNLEAVPRTAPPTTAGSPIDRRLEDVKSPMVGTFYRAPSPDDSPFVEVGDRIRTGQTVCIIEAMKLMNEIEAEVSGTVIEVLVQNGEPVEYGQPLMRINPE is encoded by the coding sequence ATGTCCATAGACTTCAACGATCTCCGTGAACTGCTGGCAGCGATCGCGCAAACCGATATTACAGAGTTGACACTCAAAAGCGCTGATTTTGAACTCACCGTGCGGAAAGATCCGCGCGGAGGTTTGCCGGTCTTGCCACCCGCCCTGGCAGGGAGTGGGAGTCCCGAAGTCTCGGCTCCCCCCTCCCAGGCATCTCCGTCCATGCCGTCCAGCCCGAACTTAGAGGCGGTGCCACGAACTGCCCCGCCGACCACTGCTGGTTCTCCCATTGATAGAAGACTCGAAGATGTCAAATCACCGATGGTGGGGACGTTTTATCGCGCTCCCTCACCGGATGATTCTCCATTTGTGGAAGTGGGCGATCGCATCCGTACCGGACAAACCGTCTGCATCATTGAGGCAATGAAGCTGATGAATGAAATTGAAGCCGAGGTGTCCGGTACAGTGATAGAAGTTTTGGTTCAAAACGGCGAACCGGTTGAGTATGGTCAACCGCTAATGCGGATTAATCCCGAATAA
- a CDS encoding proline--tRNA ligase, translating into MRLSQMFFVTLREEPAEAEIPSHKLLLRAGYIRRIGSGIYAYLPFMWRVLQKISHIVREEMNATGAQECLLPQLQPAELWQQSGRWDTYTKAEGIMFALTDRREQELGLGPTHEEVITAIARDTIRSYRQLPLHLYQIQTKFRDEIRPRFGLMRGREFIMKDGYSFHVNEESLKKTYQDMHHAYSKMLSRTGLAFRAVEADSGAIGGSGSQEFMVLAEAGEDEVLYTEDGKYAANVEKAVSLPADIEPSPFKTYEKRKTPDADTIDKLCRFLKCSPTQVVKNVLYQAVYDNGLTVLVLISIRGDQEVNEVKLHNALAKLAPEYQAKTVLSVEVPAAALQQLWATRPLPLGYIAPDIADDYICSAKNLAPRFLRLVDNTAVELKNFVTGSNDLEYHVVGANWGEQFKLPEGVVDIRKARPGDRAMHDPAQTLRTARGIEVGHIFQLGNKYSQAMGATYTSEQGEEIPLVMGCYGLGVSRLAQAAVEQSYDKDGIIWPVAIAPYHVIISVPNTSDAQQVEVAEKLYTQLNQAGIETLLDDRDERAGVKFKDADLIGIPYRIVTGRSLNSGKVEVVERATRKSQEIPVEEVVTTLKQQIDAALNQ; encoded by the coding sequence ATGCGACTGTCACAAATGTTTTTTGTCACTCTGCGGGAAGAACCGGCGGAAGCGGAAATCCCCAGCCATAAATTACTGCTCCGTGCAGGCTACATTCGTCGCATCGGGAGCGGTATCTACGCCTATTTACCCTTCATGTGGCGGGTGCTGCAAAAAATCTCTCATATTGTGCGGGAAGAGATGAATGCAACCGGCGCACAAGAGTGTCTACTCCCGCAACTACAACCCGCTGAATTGTGGCAGCAGTCGGGGCGCTGGGATACTTATACCAAAGCGGAAGGGATCATGTTTGCCCTGACAGACCGCCGAGAGCAGGAACTGGGGCTGGGGCCAACGCATGAGGAAGTAATTACAGCGATCGCTCGTGATACGATTCGCTCCTACCGCCAGTTGCCTCTGCACCTCTACCAAATTCAAACGAAGTTTCGGGATGAAATTCGCCCCCGGTTTGGTTTAATGCGAGGACGGGAATTCATCATGAAGGATGGCTATTCGTTCCACGTCAATGAAGAAAGCTTGAAAAAAACTTATCAGGATATGCACCATGCTTACAGCAAGATGTTAAGCCGGACTGGTTTAGCCTTCCGTGCTGTAGAAGCTGACTCTGGCGCGATTGGGGGGTCTGGTTCTCAAGAATTTATGGTGCTGGCTGAAGCTGGGGAAGATGAGGTTCTTTACACCGAAGATGGCAAGTACGCCGCTAATGTAGAAAAAGCGGTTTCTTTACCTGCTGACATCGAACCCTCTCCGTTTAAGACTTATGAGAAGCGGAAGACGCCGGACGCCGATACCATTGATAAACTCTGTAGATTCCTCAAGTGTTCGCCGACTCAAGTGGTGAAAAACGTTCTCTACCAGGCAGTTTATGACAATGGCTTGACGGTGCTGGTACTGATTAGTATCCGGGGCGACCAAGAAGTTAATGAGGTAAAGTTACACAACGCTCTGGCAAAACTGGCACCAGAATACCAAGCTAAAACGGTGCTATCTGTAGAGGTGCCAGCGGCGGCGCTTCAGCAACTATGGGCGACCAGACCCCTACCTTTGGGCTATATCGCTCCCGATATCGCAGACGATTACATCTGTTCGGCTAAAAATTTGGCTCCCCGGTTTTTGCGATTGGTCGATAACACTGCGGTCGAGCTAAAAAACTTCGTCACAGGTTCTAACGACTTGGAATACCACGTTGTGGGTGCTAATTGGGGCGAGCAATTTAAGTTACCAGAAGGGGTTGTAGATATCCGCAAGGCACGACCGGGCGATCGCGCGATGCACGATCCCGCTCAAACGCTCCGAACTGCCCGAGGTATTGAAGTAGGACACATTTTCCAGCTAGGTAATAAGTATTCTCAAGCGATGGGAGCCACTTACACTAGCGAACAAGGGGAGGAAATTCCTCTGGTGATGGGTTGTTATGGTCTTGGGGTTTCGCGGTTAGCGCAGGCAGCAGTAGAACAATCTTATGACAAAGATGGAATTATCTGGCCTGTTGCGATCGCGCCCTATCACGTCATCATCTCAGTTCCCAACACTAGCGATGCCCAACAAGTGGAAGTTGCCGAAAAACTATACACCCAGTTGAATCAAGCGGGAATCGAAACCCTTTTGGATGACCGCGATGAACGAGCGGGCGTAAAGTTCAAAGATGCCGATTTAATTGGGATACCCTATCGAATCGTAACCGGGCGATCGCTCAATAGTGGCAAAGTGGAAGTCGTTGAACGGGCGACTCGCAAATCCCAGGAAATTCCTGTGGAGGAAGTTGTGACTACCTTAAAGCAGCAGATTGATGCTGCTTTAAATCAATAA
- a CDS encoding exosortase-dependent surface protein XDP2, giving the protein MNFQRTSTFLCLAAGTVLTISSSAQAATFQTNVSQKGDPEADIFLESITQNDITFDSFNLVKEAEILFNTPISLTGKNGETSDPEAGGSINNTGAASTDKGDEASTPDGVEVSGLEDPTDAEIAAYLGNQNLNNIIDTEDEDEASFSINLFFDNLVKADNTGLDNLFFWERGKNSDLGIQAIDKAGNLIGNFLKLNRNDQFAAGYNIDTMELSRNQRVGSWGVSLEELGITSLAGIRVTADPSYNGPDFKVVARGQNEAVPEPATLAGLGLVAGALMTVRRRRSSKAS; this is encoded by the coding sequence ATGAATTTTCAGCGTACATCAACTTTTCTATGCTTAGCTGCTGGAACAGTTTTAACGATTTCTAGTTCAGCGCAAGCCGCAACCTTCCAAACTAACGTTAGCCAAAAAGGCGACCCTGAGGCAGATATTTTTCTTGAGTCTATTACTCAGAATGACATCACATTTGATAGTTTTAATCTTGTAAAAGAGGCTGAAATCCTCTTTAATACTCCCATTAGTCTCACGGGTAAGAATGGAGAAACGTCTGATCCAGAAGCCGGTGGCTCCATCAATAACACGGGTGCCGCTAGCACGGACAAAGGCGATGAAGCGAGTACGCCAGACGGTGTTGAAGTATCTGGACTGGAAGACCCCACCGACGCTGAAATTGCCGCTTATTTAGGCAACCAAAACCTCAACAACATTATTGATACTGAGGATGAGGATGAGGCTTCCTTTAGTATCAACCTTTTCTTCGACAACCTAGTTAAGGCCGATAATACAGGATTAGACAACCTCTTTTTCTGGGAACGAGGCAAGAACAGCGATTTAGGTATTCAAGCAATTGACAAAGCTGGTAACCTGATTGGTAATTTCCTCAAACTAAACCGAAACGATCAGTTTGCCGCAGGCTACAACATTGACACAATGGAACTTAGTAGAAATCAGCGAGTTGGTTCCTGGGGGGTTAGCTTAGAGGAATTAGGAATTACTTCTTTAGCGGGTATCCGAGTGACAGCAGATCCTAGTTACAATGGACCTGACTTTAAAGTAGTCGCTAGAGGACAAAACGAAGCAGTTCCTGAACCAGCCACGCTTGCTGGCTTGGGTTTGGTAGCCGGAGCGTTGATGACAGTTCGTCGGCGTCGAAGCAGCAAAGCTAGCTAG
- a CDS encoding peptidylprolyl isomerase, whose amino-acid sequence MLDSNRSTLDWFKRLALTGVLVVLMMTLSAGLSAAWWDSGKTARDSGLPSGNAITDGKALLRYALPIDNQAVREMQADLEDISIQLRSKRWSAIASDVSKASRILSDRSSDLLAGVSPSQKSQAEALIAKIEDQFGKLRETVEAKDKEQTQAERGNVLDLVGQLEELMVPGFPFEVPSAYSNLPQLKGRATIEMTTEKGPLTLVVDGYSAPVTAGNFVDLVQRGFYNGLEFVRAEDSYVLQVGDPPGPDQGFIDPETGKYRAVPLEVLARGDKEPTYGITLEDAGRYLDLPVLPFSAYGALAMARPETEPNGGSSQFFFFLFEPELTPAGRNLLDGRYSVFGYLTKGKEVLEKLDAGDKIVSAKVIQGTENLIPPQTA is encoded by the coding sequence ATGCTTGATTCAAACCGTTCCACGCTCGATTGGTTCAAACGCTTGGCTTTAACAGGCGTCTTAGTAGTGCTGATGATGACACTCTCAGCAGGACTCAGCGCTGCTTGGTGGGATTCTGGCAAAACTGCCCGTGATAGTGGATTGCCATCGGGAAATGCCATCACAGATGGTAAAGCTTTGTTACGGTATGCCCTACCCATTGACAATCAAGCAGTGCGGGAAATGCAAGCCGATTTAGAAGATATTTCCATACAACTGCGAAGTAAGCGTTGGAGTGCGATCGCCAGCGATGTTAGCAAGGCATCTCGAATTTTAAGCGATCGCTCCTCCGACTTGCTCGCGGGCGTCTCTCCGTCGCAAAAATCTCAAGCAGAAGCCCTAATTGCGAAGATAGAAGACCAATTCGGGAAGCTTCGAGAAACCGTGGAAGCCAAAGATAAAGAACAAACTCAGGCGGAACGGGGCAACGTTCTCGATCTCGTGGGTCAGCTAGAAGAGCTAATGGTGCCGGGATTCCCCTTCGAGGTGCCCTCAGCCTACAGTAATCTGCCTCAACTCAAGGGACGCGCCACCATAGAAATGACAACAGAGAAAGGCCCCCTGACCCTAGTAGTAGACGGTTACAGTGCGCCCGTGACTGCGGGTAACTTTGTGGATTTAGTCCAGCGTGGTTTCTATAACGGGCTAGAATTTGTCCGCGCCGAAGACTCCTACGTGCTGCAAGTGGGAGATCCTCCTGGCCCAGATCAAGGGTTTATTGACCCAGAAACTGGTAAATACCGGGCAGTTCCTTTAGAAGTGCTAGCGAGAGGCGACAAAGAACCCACCTATGGCATCACCTTAGAAGACGCAGGACGTTACCTTGACCTGCCCGTGCTTCCCTTCTCAGCTTATGGTGCCTTAGCAATGGCTCGTCCGGAAACAGAACCCAACGGAGGTTCTTCTCAGTTCTTTTTCTTCCTGTTTGAGCCAGAATTGACCCCAGCGGGTCGCAACCTGTTGGATGGGAGATATTCAGTTTTTGGCTATTTAACCAAGGGTAAAGAAGTGCTGGAAAAACTCGATGCAGGTGACAAGATTGTCTCGGCTAAGGTAATCCAGGGGACGGAGAATTTAATTCCGCCACAAACTGCATAA
- a CDS encoding GerMN domain-containing protein, with product MKVQQSGRRIGIGIAVSVLAMALAACSPGEQQAANTDSSPTPSVSTAIQPTTAPQASVQPSVQPSVQPSVKPSAQQLSSQKTVQVYWLKSSGSKIEVVPAPVKIQAGVKSENILEGAFNRLLAGPNDPAYSSTIPKGTQLRNLDVREDGIHVDLSEEFTAGGGSASMTGRVAQILYTATSINPNTNVWIDVEGKRLEVLGGEGLELNQPLTRQNFEKNFDL from the coding sequence ATGAAAGTTCAACAATCAGGCCGTCGAATCGGTATTGGCATCGCCGTTAGTGTTTTGGCGATGGCTTTGGCGGCTTGTAGCCCAGGGGAGCAACAGGCAGCAAATACAGACTCTTCTCCAACACCGTCAGTTTCTACGGCTATCCAACCGACTACTGCGCCTCAGGCATCTGTGCAGCCATCTGTACAGCCATCTGTGCAACCCTCTGTGAAGCCGTCCGCTCAGCAACTATCTAGTCAGAAGACGGTTCAAGTCTACTGGCTCAAGAGTAGTGGTAGCAAGATTGAGGTGGTGCCCGCTCCGGTCAAAATACAGGCAGGAGTCAAGTCTGAGAACATTCTAGAAGGTGCGTTCAATCGCTTGTTAGCAGGCCCGAACGATCCGGCTTACAGCAGCACGATTCCCAAGGGAACGCAGCTACGAAATCTGGATGTTCGGGAGGATGGTATTCATGTAGATTTGTCCGAAGAATTTACTGCTGGTGGCGGTAGTGCCTCGATGACAGGTCGCGTGGCGCAAATCCTCTATACGGCCACCAGTATCAATCCCAATACCAATGTTTGGATTGATGTAGAGGGAAAACGGTTGGAAGTTTTGGGCGGTGAAGGGTTGGAACTCAATCAACCTCTGACTCGCCAAAACTTTGAGAAAAATTTTGATTTGTAG
- the efp gene encoding elongation factor P: MISSNDFRTGVTIELDGAVWRVVEFLHVKPGKGAAFVRTKLKNVQSGSVVERTFRAAETVPQANLEKRTMQHTYKEGDQFVFMDMETYEEASLNAVQIGDRVKYLKEGMEVNVISWGEQIMEVELPNSVVLEVTQTDPGLKGDTATGGSKPAIVETGAQVMVPLFITVGERIKIDTRSDTYLGRE, encoded by the coding sequence ATGATTTCGAGTAACGACTTTAGAACTGGCGTCACCATTGAATTAGATGGAGCTGTGTGGCGGGTAGTAGAATTTCTCCACGTTAAGCCAGGGAAAGGAGCTGCGTTTGTCCGCACTAAGCTAAAAAATGTGCAGTCAGGCTCCGTTGTGGAACGAACCTTCCGAGCCGCAGAAACGGTGCCCCAGGCAAATCTGGAAAAGCGCACGATGCAGCATACCTACAAAGAAGGCGACCAGTTCGTGTTTATGGACATGGAAACCTATGAAGAAGCAAGCCTGAATGCGGTTCAGATTGGCGATCGCGTAAAGTACCTTAAGGAAGGCATGGAAGTGAACGTCATCAGCTGGGGCGAGCAGATCATGGAAGTGGAACTGCCCAACTCCGTAGTGCTGGAAGTGACGCAAACCGATCCCGGTCTCAAAGGCGATACCGCCACTGGCGGCTCGAAACCCGCAATCGTGGAAACAGGTGCCCAGGTGATGGTTCCCCTGTTTATCACGGTCGGAGAGCGGATCAAGATTGATACCCGTAGCGATACCTATCTGGGTCGAGAATAA